In Sodalis ligni, a single genomic region encodes these proteins:
- the mltF gene encoding membrane-bound lytic murein transglycosylase MltF has protein sequence MKRLKLNYVVIGAITALLTWALWFNVPWHGMQDDVLSQIKARGTLRVSTIDAPLSYTTTNHHPSGFDYELAKRFADYLGVKLVIRQRGTLNELFDDLDNDDADMLAAGLIYNNERLQRYATGPANYYVSQQLVYRLGQPRPKNLGALQGRLAVTSGSAHISLLRAMKEKKYPQLAWEVSSDLGSKALLEQVAEGKLDYTLADSATIGLLQRIHPQLAVAFDVSDEEPVTWYLPKKNSDNLSAALLDFYHGLNEEGIIARLEEKYLGHVGSFDYVDTKTFLSSIDATLPALQSLFQQYATEIDWKLLAAISYQESHWDPLAVSPTGVRGLMMLTRATADSLGINDRQDAEQSIRGGALYLSHMMQKVPETIPEDEKIWFALTAYNMGYAHMLDARALTAKQKGNPDSWVDVKLRLPMLSQPRYYQQTTYGYARGQQAYDYVENIRRYEMSLVGYLQEKDKEKDKETEKEKTLQAAQTIPQPPSSFPVVTSQFSGLTAVPSGMAPVLAKASP, from the coding sequence TTGAAGCGCTTAAAATTAAATTATGTCGTGATTGGCGCCATCACCGCATTGCTGACCTGGGCACTTTGGTTCAACGTGCCTTGGCATGGGATGCAAGATGATGTGCTCAGTCAAATCAAAGCCAGAGGAACGCTACGCGTCAGCACCATCGATGCTCCGCTGAGTTATACCACGACCAACCACCACCCCTCCGGTTTCGACTATGAACTGGCGAAACGCTTCGCCGATTATCTGGGAGTAAAGCTGGTTATCCGCCAGCGCGGCACCCTCAATGAACTGTTCGACGATTTGGATAACGACGACGCCGATATGCTGGCCGCAGGCCTCATCTACAATAACGAACGGTTGCAGCGTTACGCCACCGGCCCGGCCAATTATTATGTTTCCCAGCAGCTGGTGTATCGCCTGGGGCAGCCCCGGCCGAAAAATCTCGGCGCGCTGCAGGGCCGTCTGGCCGTGACTTCCGGGTCGGCCCATATTTCACTGCTGCGCGCCATGAAAGAAAAAAAATACCCCCAACTGGCGTGGGAGGTGTCATCGGATCTGGGCAGCAAGGCGTTACTAGAGCAGGTTGCGGAAGGCAAGCTCGATTATACGCTGGCCGATTCCGCCACCATCGGGTTGCTGCAGCGCATCCATCCGCAATTGGCGGTGGCGTTTGATGTCAGCGACGAAGAGCCGGTTACCTGGTATTTGCCAAAGAAAAACAGCGATAACCTGTCGGCCGCGCTGTTGGATTTTTACCACGGGCTGAATGAAGAAGGGATAATCGCCCGGCTGGAGGAAAAATACCTCGGCCATGTGGGCAGTTTTGATTATGTGGACACCAAAACCTTCCTCTCCTCCATCGATGCGACCTTACCGGCGTTGCAATCCCTGTTCCAGCAGTATGCCACTGAAATTGACTGGAAATTACTGGCGGCCATTTCTTACCAGGAGTCCCATTGGGACCCATTGGCCGTCTCCCCCACCGGTGTACGAGGCCTGATGATGCTGACCCGCGCCACCGCCGACAGCCTGGGCATCAACGATCGGCAGGATGCGGAGCAGAGCATTCGCGGCGGGGCGCTCTATTTATCCCATATGATGCAGAAAGTGCCCGAGACCATACCGGAAGATGAAAAAATCTGGTTTGCGCTCACCGCTTATAATATGGGATATGCCCATATGCTGGACGCCCGCGCGCTCACCGCCAAGCAGAAGGGCAATCCCGACAGCTGGGTGGACGTTAAACTCCGCCTGCCCATGCTCAGCCAGCCCCGTTATTACCAGCAGACTACCTACGGTTACGCCCGCGGCCAGCAGGCGTATGATTATGTGGAGAATATCCGCCGCTACGAAATGAGCCTGGTGGGCTATCTGCAGGAAAAAGATAAAGAAAAAGACAAAGAAACCGAGAAAGAAAAAACCCTTCAAGCAGCGCAAACCATCCCTCAGCCGCCAAGCTCCTTTCCGGTCGTTACCAGCCAATTTTCCGGCTTGACCGCCGTTCCATCCGGCATGGCGCCCGTTCTGGCCAAAGCCTCCCCTTAA
- the tadA gene encoding tRNA adenosine(34) deaminase TadA, with protein sequence MMNIEQGDEFWMRHALRLAERAEAEGEVPVGAVLVLGDRVIGEGWNRSIGRHDPTAHAEIMALRQGGAVLGNYRLVDTALYVTLEPCVMCAGAMIHGRVGRLVFGARDEKTGAAGSLCDILRHPGMNHLVDITSGVLEQECSSRLSAFFRGRRAAHKARRQAMKEQPPAVG encoded by the coding sequence ATGATGAACATTGAACAGGGAGATGAATTCTGGATGCGCCATGCCTTGCGGCTTGCCGAACGCGCCGAGGCCGAGGGCGAGGTGCCGGTGGGCGCGGTGCTGGTCTTGGGGGATCGGGTGATTGGCGAAGGCTGGAACCGGTCGATCGGCCGCCACGATCCCACCGCCCATGCGGAGATCATGGCCTTGCGACAGGGTGGGGCGGTGCTAGGCAACTACCGGCTGGTGGATACCGCTCTGTATGTCACCCTGGAGCCCTGCGTCATGTGCGCCGGCGCGATGATTCACGGACGGGTGGGGCGGCTGGTCTTCGGCGCACGTGATGAGAAAACCGGCGCGGCCGGCTCCCTGTGCGACATACTGCGCCATCCGGGGATGAATCATCTCGTGGACATTACCTCTGGGGTGCTGGAGCAAGAGTGTTCAAGCCGTCTCAGCGCGTTTTTTCGCGGCCGCCGGGCTGCGCATAAAGCGCGGCGCCAGGCGATGAAAGAACAGCCGCCCGCCGTCGGTTAA
- the murQ gene encoding N-acetylmuramic acid 6-phosphate etherase, giving the protein MNLGTLVSETRNADSMDLDKLTTLDMVRLFNQEDRKVPEAVARELPAIAATVDLAAAALMAGGRLIYLGAGTSGRLGVLDAAECPPTFGVAPERVVGLIAGGPGALLKAVEGAEDSLTLAEEDLKALGLTAADMVIGLAASGRTPYVIGGLRYARRLGCATAAISCNPDSPIAREAAVAISPVVGPEVLTGSTRMKSGTAQKLVLNMISTGAMVKLGKVYQNLMVDVKATNIKLVDRACRIVADATGVEITVAKAALAQTDYEVKPAILMILTGVDAAGAQRALERHQGYLRRALDDPD; this is encoded by the coding sequence ATGAATTTAGGTACCCTGGTGTCGGAAACCCGCAACGCGGATTCCATGGATCTGGACAAGCTTACTACTCTGGACATGGTGCGCTTGTTTAATCAAGAGGATCGTAAAGTGCCGGAGGCGGTGGCGCGGGAACTGCCGGCCATCGCGGCGACGGTTGATCTGGCGGCGGCGGCGTTGATGGCAGGCGGCAGATTGATCTATCTGGGGGCGGGAACCAGCGGTCGCCTGGGGGTGTTGGATGCCGCCGAATGTCCGCCCACCTTCGGCGTGGCGCCGGAACGGGTCGTCGGCCTGATTGCCGGCGGTCCCGGCGCGTTACTGAAGGCGGTGGAAGGCGCCGAAGACAGTCTGACCCTGGCGGAAGAGGATTTAAAGGCGCTGGGTCTGACGGCCGCCGATATGGTGATCGGGCTGGCGGCATCGGGGCGCACGCCCTATGTCATCGGCGGGCTGCGTTATGCGCGCCGGCTGGGCTGCGCCACGGCGGCGATTTCCTGTAATCCCGATTCTCCCATCGCCCGCGAAGCCGCGGTGGCCATCTCCCCGGTCGTCGGACCGGAAGTGCTTACCGGTTCCACCCGCATGAAATCCGGCACCGCCCAAAAGCTGGTACTGAACATGATTTCCACCGGGGCGATGGTAAAACTGGGAAAAGTCTACCAAAATCTGATGGTGGATGTGAAAGCCACCAATATCAAGCTGGTGGATCGGGCATGTCGAATTGTCGCCGACGCTACGGGTGTCGAAATAACCGTGGCGAAAGCCGCCCTTGCGCAAACGGATTATGAGGTCAAACCGGCTATCCTGATGATACTGACCGGCGTCGATGCCGCTGGAGCGCAACGCGCGTTGGAACGACACCAGGGTTATTTGCGTCGAGCGCTGGATGACCCTGACTGA